The Clostridium sporogenes region AGTATAACTACATATTGGAGAGAAAAATATAAATTTATTCATATAGATGAGGTACAGGATACTAGTGAAGTAGAATATAATATAGTTTCAAAACTATTTAAAAACAATAATATAATGATTAGTGGTGATTATTATCAGACTATATATGAATGGAGAGGATCTAATCCATCAATAATATTTGATAGGTATAGAAAAGGATATAATCCAGAATTTATAGTTTTTGATAAGAACTATAGATCTTCAGAAATATTATTAAAAGCGTCTTATGAATTTTTAATAAATGCTTTTGGAAAGGGCGTAAATGAAATATATAAAGAAGGTATAGAGCCTAAAGCTAATATAAAAGGGGATTTAATAGAATTTAAGAAAGCGTATGATTTTATGGAAGAGGCATCTTTCATATTTAATAAAATAAAATCTTTAAACCTAGAGAATCTTTCAAGAGTTGCTATATTAACTAGAAACAATAGAATAAATATAGCTTTAAGTGAAAAATTTAAAATATTAAATTCAAAGCTTCCAAAAGAAGAGAGAATAGGGTTTCTCTTAGTGGATGAATTTAAGTTCTTTAGAAGAGGGGAAATAAAGGATGTATTAGCTTATTTAAAACTTATGGTAAATGATTTTGATAATAATAGTTTAAAAAGGATATTAAAAAAATTTGGAAAGGGAATAGGAGAAAAGACCATAGAAGAGATAGAAAAAGAAGAAAATATAAAAATAGGTGTAAGGCTTACAGATTTAATTCATAAAAATACTCAAGAATATGGAGATTATTATGAGCTTTTAACTAGAGAATTAGATAATGAAAATGTAGTGGTTTTTGATGTGGAAAGCACAGGAATTAATATTACAAAGGATGAAATAGTGCAAATTGCAGGTATCAAAATAAACAATAAAGGAGAAGTTACAGAAAAATTTGAAAGGTTTTTAACACCTGAGAAATCTGTAGGAGATTCTTATTTAGTACATGGGTTTAGTGACCAATTTTTAAAAGAAAAGGGAGAGGATAAAGAGAGAGTTTTAAAGGAGTTTTTAGAATTCGTAAAAGGCACAGTATTAATTGGGCATAATGTAACCTTTGATATAACTATATTAAATAGTGAACTTCAAAGATTAGATTTAGAAAAAGCAAATTTTAAAGCCTATTATGATACCTTAGATATAGCAAGACGGTTTTATCCAAGCCTAACAAATCATAAATTAGAAACTCTAAGCAAGTTGTTTAATACAGAAACAAAATCTAGTCATGATGCCATGGATGATATATTGGCTACAAAGGATGTTCTTATGGTTATGTTAAAGGAAAAAGTTGAACCTACTATAATAAATAGGATGGCAGTGTATGGAAAATACATTAAAAAATTTGAACCTATATATAAAGAAATAACTAATTTAAAAGAATTAAGTTATATAAAAAGCCCAAAGGATATAATAGGAGAAATAGTTAATAAAACAAAGATAAAGGAAATATACAAATACCAACATACTAAGATAAATAATTTGAGAGAATTTTTTGTTATAGCTAAAGAAATAGAAAATAAAGAAACATGCCCAAGAGACAATTTAATAGAGTTTTTAAAAATAACTTCCTTGTCTAATAGTGAATTAGATAGAATGCTTACAAAGTATCCAAGAGTACCAATAATAACAGTACACCAAGCAAAAGGGTCAGAATTTGATTATGTATTTTTAGCTGGACTTCAAAATAATACATTCCCAAATTATATGGCCATAAAAGAAGGAAATGAAATGGAGGAGAAAAGACTATTTTATGTAGCTATAACTAGGGCAAAGAAATCTTTATATCTAAGCTTTTCAGAATACGAACATAATAGAAGAAAAGCTAAAAGTATGCTTATAGATTATATACCTAAAGATTATTTGAAGTATATTTAATAAATATTACCCAGATATTTATGATAAGAATTTCATAGAAAGTATAAAAATTAAAGATAATATTGAGAATAATTTATAGTTTAAAGCCACATTAAGAAAAATATAATCAAAATATTTCTACTTAATGTGGCTTTTTTATAGAATAATGCCTATAGACATTATATTCCTCTATGGGGTTATTTTTATTCATGAAAGACCTCCATAATTTTTATTTTTCATAAAAACTAACTAGATTTTTACATAATAGTTTATAAAATTACCTTTCTAAAAGAATATATAAGCTGCTTAAAACTATTCAGATAAACATTCACTTAAGCATTCTTCTATAACATCTTGTGTTAAAATTATTAAAGTTTCTTTAAGCATTAAATTCACCTCCTTATTAAGTGATTATTGGATTCGAGTGGAGTTTGCTTAAAAGAATCACTTTTTCTCCATTTGAACCTTAGAAGAACTTATCCAGGTGCGTAGCAGTGCTTATCTCTCACTTTCATAGAAGATGGGAGTATTAGCAATGGTAGCAATCGAATAAATTTTTACAATAAAAAAAATTATATATAAATACAAAAGCGCATAAATATATAATCTATAAAATATATTGTACTTTTGGTGAAAGGGTATCACATGTAAAATCATGCAACGATTTATTATAACACAATATTCTATGAATAACAATACTTATTTATAAAATATTGTTATTTAAAATGGTAAAGAAAATAAATAATTTAAGGAAATTGCGACTTAATAGCCTTTAAAGGTTCAAAATTAAAACAAGAAATACTTTTAGTCAATAGATAGCTATAAAAATAAAGAATACTAATATTTGTGCTCTAATATTTAAGCTAACACTCTAATGCCACGTCCTGTGGCAACAGAGCTAAGTAAACGTCCTGTTTACTTTACGCTTAAATATTGGTTCACAAATAAAGTATTCTAATTATTTTTCAGATATCTATCTTCTCTAAAAGTATTTCTTGTTTTAATACCTTTAAAAGCTGTTATAATAATTTTCTGTTGAGAGGGAAAGGTGCTAAAGGTGGATTTTGCTCTGCTCCTCTACATAAAATTTTTAATTTAAATATTTCTACTAAGATTATTTAGTAATTTAAAAATTATAAAATTAAATTTTAATTATATATAGCTGCATTCAAAAAAAGCCATAGCGCAACCGGAGGCTTCCTATAATAATTAATATTTAGGGTTATATAAGAAAATTTTAGTTTAAGTGGATATCTAAAATCTATCATTTTGATATAATTACTTACTAATGAGAAGAATTGAATAGCTGTTTTATATGTAATAATTATTGGCCTAGCCAGAAATTTTTAGTAGATATTTTATATAATAGTTCAAAATTATTTTTTATTAGAAATATTAAACTAGAAATAAGTTGTTATAAATAGAAGTTACAAACTAAGTAGGAATAGTAATGACTTCAGTAAGTTTATACAAAATAAAACTTGCTGAAGTCATTATTTTTATTTTATTAAATTTGTTTGCTAACGGAAATGATTTAAATATAATTTAAATTTCTATAAAATCCATGGGAAATATAGTCTTTTGACATGCTTCTCATCAATTTTTTAACGAAATTTTTTTGAAGCCCTTACTGAAAACAATATAAATATCTTAAATTTATTTATATTCTTATAATGATACAAATATCTTTAAAGAGTTATGCTAACTTTAGTCTATTAAAAAGAGGGATATGTGGTGTAACAGACATTCGAAAAAGCTTAGAGATTCTTATTTGTTTTTTGAAAATATATTAAGAAAAAAATGATTGTTTGAGCGGTCAGCGAGTTTCATTTTTTTCAATATATTTTAAGAAAAAACAAATTAGAATCTCTTAGAGAAGTGAGTTGTCTTTCTAGACACATATCCCTTTTTAATAGGCTGTGGTATAACTTCCTTTACGGTATAATTTCCTTATTTAGCGACAAAAGATGCTATTATGGATACAATTATTATTAATATTAAAGATATATATATAATTAATCCTAAAGGTCTGCCTGCATTTATAGTCCAACCTATGCCAAATCTTTTTTCTATAAATAAAGAAGGATCTTCTTTGTTATAGTAGATTGTATTACCAAATATCCAATGATTATCATCATCTTTATTTATAAAATTATTTATATTTTCATCCTTATAGTTTAATTTTAATCTACTTCCACCTTGACCTATTTTTATTCCTAATATTATAGGTACTATTATCATAGATAAAGTAAACATTAAACTGAAATAAGTCATAGATTTATTACTTATGTCTATAATTTTCATAATTTGAAAATTTATTATAGATAAGAATGTAATCATTGCTATAGCACTAAAAGTTATATAAATAGAGAGAATACGTCTAAATAATTTATTTCTTATTTTTGATTCCTCAGGATTAACAGCACTTATTTGTTTTTTAGACCATCCTATAATTTTATAACATAAGAAGAATATACTAGTCATAAAAAGCTCCATTAACGGCATTTGATATATTAAAAAAGTAGATTTATTTTGATAACCATTTATATTACCGTTAAAATCCCAATGGGTAGCTACTTTATTGGGTAATTTTGGGTATATATTTATATTTATAAATATAGTAATTAAAATTATTACAATGGGAATTAAAAACCACCAGGGGCTAATTAAACTTTTATTAGGATTTTCAGAAGAAAATTCAGTATCTACAGCAATTATTTGTCTTTTATTTTTGAACCAATTCTTATTGGATTTTAATTGTTTTACATCCTTATTAAATTTAAGATATATCAAAAAGCTAATAAATATATATGAAAATGTAAATAACACAAATAAACCTATATTGTTAATTTTATATACTGTAAAGGATAAAAGAAAAATTACAGGTAAGCTTATTATTATATTCCATAGAACAAAGCTTTTATAAATATTTTTAATTTCAATTTTTTCTGATTCCTCTTCAGGAATTCTAACTCCTAAAAAAATATCTTTTCTTGTAGTTTTGGGGGTTACAATTTGAATAATTAGTAATAATAAATTAAAGAAACCTAATAATATGGATAAAAATAAATTTTCACTCATAGATATTCACATCCTTACTCATATTCTTTTAATATGTCTTCACAAAATTTTAAAAAATCTTCTTTGGAAAAGCCTCTACAATGAGCATCTGCAGTCATATACTTAAGCTCCTCTTTAAGATTATTTTTATATTCATCTGTTTTTTTCGGTAAGTTACTACTTATAACTGCGCCAACGCGTCTGTCTATAGTTACATAACCTTCTGATTTTAAGATATTATAGGCTTTGTTTACAGTATGAAGATTTATACCTATATCTTCAGCCATTTGGCGTACAGAAGGAAGAGGGTCATTAGGCTTTAAATAACCCTTAGCTATGCCTTGTATTATTTGTCTTTTTAGTTGTTCATAGATAGGTATTTGGGATTCAAAATCTATTTGTAAAATCAATAATAATCACCGCCTATTACATAAGTTATAGTTGTTATATATATTATATAACAACTATTCTAAAAGTAAAATATTAAAAATATGAATAATAGGTCAAAAAATGCTAAATTTCATTATTTCTTTAATACAGATTAGACATACTAAGAAATATAAATATTCTTATTTTTATCTATATCTATATTTCTACATATATACTTTTTAAACAATACATTATTATTAATTATATTTTTAAAAGTTTACAATAATATGATGTGAATAAAAAGAGTTTCTCTTAAATAAATAGTACATAATGTGAATTTTAAATAATAAATAATAATGTACATTTATAAGAGAAACTTTTTTATATTTATTTATATATGATTGTTTATTTATTTGATATAATTTTAAGTATGTTGTTTATTAAAAATTTTTAATTATTTATTATTGGCTTATTATTTATAACAATATTTTAAATCGTGATAGTGGACTTTAAATATTATTATTTAACATAAACCATGTTACCAATTCTAGCTGTTATAGGCTTGGACCATAACCATTTATTAGTGGCGCTATCATCAAAATAATATAGTGCGCCTTTACTTGGATCAGAGCCATATAAAGCTTCTTTAGCAGCTTTTTTTGATGCCTCTGTAGCAGGCTTGTTTATCCAACCATTTACCACAGGGGTAAATTGATAGTATCCATCACTTTTTTGATAAATTACGGATGAAATACTGTTTGGAAATTGAGAACTTTTTATTCTGTTTATAACCACAGATGCTACAGCTACTTGAGCGCTATAGGGCTCACTTTGAGCTTCAGCTGTTACAAGTCTAGCTAAAAGGTCTAAATCTGATGCTGTATAATTTACTATAGGTTTTGGTGTAGTGGGAGCTGGTGTTGGGCTAGTAGTATTACTAGTACTGGAAACTTTTCCGGGTAAATTTAAAACTTGTCCAGGATAAATCGTGTTGTCCCACTTATTATTTGCTTTTCTTAAATTGTATAAACTTATACCCTGTGCTTTAGAAATTAAAAATAGACTGTCTCCAGTTTTTACGCTATAAGTGTTGCAAGGAATATTTAGGACTTGTCCAGGATGAATTATATCTCCGCTAAGATTGTTATTTTTTATAATAGTGCTTGAAGATATGTTGAATAATTGACTTATTTTGTATAAAGAATCTCCAGAAGTCACCTTGTAGTTTGCAGCAAAAGCTGGACTAGATAAACTTACACAGAAAATTAGTGTGGATAAAAGTATTTTTAATGATTTGTGTTTCGTCATTAGTTAAATTCCTCCATATCGCCTCCCAGGTTAGTTGACGGGTTCGGGTTAGAGGTACCCTACTTCTAAGAGATTCACCCCAAAAGTATCCCCGGTACTTCATAAAGAAGATTCGGCATGATTTATTAATATTTAGTGACATTTTAACAAAATTTTAAAAAGTTTGTCTATATTAAAAGATTGGAATAAAAGGAAGAGAAGGGGGAAGGTACAATTATAAACCATATATATTAGAGTCTTTAACTATGAAAGTATATTAATGTAAAAAAATGTTTAATAAAAAATATTTATAATTTATATATAATTAATTATTTAAGATACATATAAACAATTAAATTACTAATATTTTGATATAATTAAAAGGAAAGAATAACTAAAATATTAAGGAATAGCAGAATATATTGTTACATATAAAAATAAATTGAACATAAGTATCTATTTTTATAATAATTTTCATGATTTTTAAATTATTAGAGGAATTGAGATAAAAATATAGAAAATAAATTATTAGAATACTTTGTTAAGTGTAAATATATAACAAATCTATATAGAGAGACATGATTTTAAATAAAATACATATTAGAAATAACAAATAATAATTATTATTTAATAATAAGTGTTGACAAAATTTTCTTCATAAGTTAGAATATAATTGTAATTAAAAATAATTTAAGTTATTAAATTGTTCATTAAACCACATGAACTATATGATAATATAACACAAAATACAAATATATAGGAGGGTTTTTTATGAAATCATTAAGAGGTACAAAAACAGCAGAAAACTTATTAAAATCTTTTGCAGGAGAATCTCAAGCAAGAGGAAGATATACTTATTATGCCAGTGTAGCTAAAAAGGAAGGATTCTTACAGATTTCAAAGATTTTTATAGAAACAGCAGAACAAGAAAAGGAACATGCAAAAAGATTTTATAAATTTTTAAAGGAAGATCTTCAAGGTGATGCTATTGAAATTACTGCTTCATACCCAATTGCATTATATGATAATACTGCAGATAACTTAAAAGCAGCAGCTTCTGGTGAAAATGAAGAATGGTCAGAATTATATCCAGAGTTTGCAAAGGTAGCAAGGGAAGAAGGTTTTCCAGAAATTGCAGTAGCTTACGATATGATATCAAAAGTAGAAAAAGAACACGAAAAAAGATATCTTAAATTATTAGAGAATGTAGAAAATGATAAAGTGTTTAAAAAGGATGAAAAAGTACTTTGGAAATGTAGTAATTGTGGATTTATCTATGAAGGAACTGCAGCACCAGAGAAATGCCCAGCATGTTTGCATCCAAAATCTTATTTTGAAATAGCCTGTGAAAACTATTAATATATAAATTTTTAATAATATAGGTTGTTTTTAAAAGCTCATATTGTAGAATTTTATAAACTATAAACTTTATCTTAAATGCAAAAAGCTATGAAATATAGGTTTAACACCTTAATTTCATAGCTTTTATTTTACAATGAATTAAGTAATATTTAATCAAATACATCTTTAAATAGTTTTATGTTCTATATTTAGAATTAATAAATGATTTATTAGCATTTTTTCATCTTATACATAATATAAATATGATGTAGTTAAAACTAAAAAAATTATTATGTTTAGGAGGAACGTTGAAATGAAAAAAATTATGGCGTTGATAATTTCATCGGCTATAGTATTAGGAGGAAAGGGTGTAGCAGGAGCCAAAGGAGATTATAATGTAAATAGAATAAGCGGAAAAAATAGATATGAAACATCAATAAATATAGCCAATCAGTATAATAGTGAAAAGTTTGAAAATGTAATTATAGGAAATGGAAATGATTTCCCTGATGCCTTGGCTGGATCTGTACTTTCAAAAAAGTTAAAGGCACCAATATTATTGGTTAATGAAAATATAAGTTCTAGTAGAGACACTATTAATCTTATAAAAAATAAACTTACTAAGAATGGATCCATATATATATTAGGTGGAGAAGGAGCTGTTAGTAGAGTATATGAAGATTATTTTAAAGATCTTGGATATAAAAATATTAAAAGGTTAGGTGGAATAAATAGATTTGATACAAATAAAAGTATTGTAAAATCATTAAATGTAGAAAAAGGAACTCCAATAGTTATTGTTAATGGTTTTGGATTTGCAGATGCTTTAAGTGTGTCTAGTCCTGCAGCCTCAAAGGGATATCCAATTTTTATGAGTAATTCGGATAAGCTACCTAATGAAACAAAGGATATAATAAAAGATATATCACCTACTAAAGCCTTTATAATAGGTGGAGAAAGTGTAGTGAAAAATAGTATTGTGGAGGAATTAAAAAATATTGTACCATCATTAAATAAAGATGATATAGAAAGAGTTGATGGTAAAAATAGATATGAAACATCTTTAAATGTATGTAGGAAGTTTAATTTGTCATCAGATACTGCTATTATTACCAGTGGAAAGAACTTTCCAGATGCTTTATCAGGAAGTGCTTTAGCTTCTAAGATGAATGCTCCTATAATATTAACAGATGGTGTTAATATATCAAATCAGAAGACATATTTAGATAATAATAGTTATAAAGATCTTATTTTGTTAGGAGGAACAGGGGTTGTAAATATAGAGTCACAGCGTATACTAGAAAATAAACCAGTTATTTCAGATAAAGATGCTAAAAACTTATTATTTAACGGAGATGAAACATTTAAGAAGATGCTTAAAATAGAAGTTCATGGAAAATCTTATATAATTTTAGACGGAATAAGTTATGCTCCAGTGAAGGATGATTTAAATAAATATGATTCTATATATGAGTACTTAAATAAAAGTTTTAAGCTGAACACTTATTATACAGACAATTTTATAAAAAATATGACAGGTTTTGTATTTAAAAATATAGATGGACAATGCTATATGAGATATGGAAATCCCGAACCAAGGCTTATTGTTAATAATGCTAAAATTATAGAAAAAAAATATGATGGAAATAAAGTTTATGTTTCTTTAAAAGGCTATTATCATGGTCCAAAGGACATAAGTATTTCAAAAGCTACATTAATATATGATGGAACTAAGTGGGTTATAGATGAGTTTGATAATTGGTTTGAAGTTTAATAGACATTAAAATAGCTTTAATTTTAACCCGTGAATATAGAAACTACATTCATAAGCACTTCATTTTGCTAAGTAGTTCTAAATTTAGCTACATTAAAAATTTTCTACCCGGTAGAGGCGCCATCCTGGCTTCACTACCGGCTCCTCACGTCCTGTGAGGAATTACAAAAATTTTTAATTACGCTAAATTAAGAACTACTAAAGCTTATTTATATGCTTATTACATATATTTTCCATATTTACTATATTAAAATTAAAGCTATTTTTATTTTAAAACAGTTCCTATTTTAAAGTATATTTTTTATTTCAAGTTAACTATATCTTCTTCTCCAGCTTTTACTGTTTTACCAAGCTTAACAATTTCTAATTTTTGATTATCAGTTAAATTAGTAAATATTATTGGAGTTATTATTGAAGGAACTTTATCCTTAATTTTATCAATATCTACCTTTAATATTGGATCTCCTGCTTTAATTTTGGCATCTTGTTCTACTAAGGATTCTAAGCCTTCTCCTTTAAGATTAACTGTATCTATTCCAAAATGGATTAAAAGTTCAAGTCCGTTTTCAGCTGTTATTCCTATAGCATGTTTAGTTGGGAATACTGTAGTTATTACACCATCGACAGGGGATACAACAGTTCCATTTTTAGGTTCTATAGCAAATCCGTCACCCATCATTTTTTGAGAGAAAACTTCATCTGGAACATCAGTTATAGGAAGTATTTTCCCTTCTATTGGGGATACAAATTTATCTTTAGAAGAAACTTTTACAGTTTCTTTTTTAGGTTCTTCTACCTTAACATCTTTAGTTATAATTTTTCCGGATATAACATCTTTAAT contains the following coding sequences:
- a CDS encoding 3'-5' exonuclease; amino-acid sequence: MLDIDFNHKQQKIINTLDKNILLLSSAGTGKTKTLSSRIGNIIDKSLASGDEILCLTFTNRACKEMKEKIIETVGKEGLKVTVKTFHSFCFDVIKKEAKKNTDISFNFTIYDEEDTKEIISELNPYKFNVTCLQRFINIVKEKSINYKERDYKDVIDTMIKYNPNIFNDICKNQKYMVDKTLVDYLKIYGYLMVISYDKKLYERHGLDFNDLIIKVYDLFQKDSITTYWREKYKFIHIDEVQDTSEVEYNIVSKLFKNNNIMISGDYYQTIYEWRGSNPSIIFDRYRKGYNPEFIVFDKNYRSSEILLKASYEFLINAFGKGVNEIYKEGIEPKANIKGDLIEFKKAYDFMEEASFIFNKIKSLNLENLSRVAILTRNNRINIALSEKFKILNSKLPKEERIGFLLVDEFKFFRRGEIKDVLAYLKLMVNDFDNNSLKRILKKFGKGIGEKTIEEIEKEENIKIGVRLTDLIHKNTQEYGDYYELLTRELDNENVVVFDVESTGINITKDEIVQIAGIKINNKGEVTEKFERFLTPEKSVGDSYLVHGFSDQFLKEKGEDKERVLKEFLEFVKGTVLIGHNVTFDITILNSELQRLDLEKANFKAYYDTLDIARRFYPSLTNHKLETLSKLFNTETKSSHDAMDDILATKDVLMVMLKEKVEPTIINRMAVYGKYIKKFEPIYKEITNLKELSYIKSPKDIIGEIVNKTKIKEIYKYQHTKINNLREFFVIAKEIENKETCPRDNLIEFLKITSLSNSELDRMLTKYPRVPIITVHQAKGSEFDYVFLAGLQNNTFPNYMAIKEGNEMEEKRLFYVAITRAKKSLYLSFSEYEHNRRKAKSMLIDYIPKDYLKYI
- a CDS encoding DUF1648 domain-containing protein; translation: MSENLFLSILLGFFNLLLLIIQIVTPKTTRKDIFLGVRIPEEESEKIEIKNIYKSFVLWNIIISLPVIFLLSFTVYKINNIGLFVLFTFSYIFISFLIYLKFNKDVKQLKSNKNWFKNKRQIIAVDTEFSSENPNKSLISPWWFLIPIVIILITIFININIYPKLPNKVATHWDFNGNINGYQNKSTFLIYQMPLMELFMTSIFFLCYKIIGWSKKQISAVNPEESKIRNKLFRRILSIYITFSAIAMITFLSIINFQIMKIIDISNKSMTYFSLMFTLSMIIVPIILGIKIGQGGSRLKLNYKDENINNFINKDDDNHWIFGNTIYYNKEDPSLFIEKRFGIGWTINAGRPLGLIIYISLILIIIVSIIASFVAK
- a CDS encoding GntR family transcriptional regulator, with the protein product MILQIDFESQIPIYEQLKRQIIQGIAKGYLKPNDPLPSVRQMAEDIGINLHTVNKAYNILKSEGYVTIDRRVGAVISSNLPKKTDEYKNNLKEELKYMTADAHCRGFSKEDFLKFCEDILKEYE
- a CDS encoding cell wall hydrolase → MTKHKSLKILLSTLIFCVSLSSPAFAANYKVTSGDSLYKISQLFNISSSTIIKNNNLSGDIIHPGQVLNIPCNTYSVKTGDSLFLISKAQGISLYNLRKANNKWDNTIYPGQVLNLPGKVSSTSNTTSPTPAPTTPKPIVNYTASDLDLLARLVTAEAQSEPYSAQVAVASVVINRIKSSQFPNSISSVIYQKSDGYYQFTPVVNGWINKPATEASKKAAKEALYGSDPSKGALYYFDDSATNKWLWSKPITARIGNMVYVK
- the rbr gene encoding rubrerythrin, coding for MKSLRGTKTAENLLKSFAGESQARGRYTYYASVAKKEGFLQISKIFIETAEQEKEHAKRFYKFLKEDLQGDAIEITASYPIALYDNTADNLKAAASGENEEWSELYPEFAKVAREEGFPEIAVAYDMISKVEKEHEKRYLKLLENVENDKVFKKDEKVLWKCSNCGFIYEGTAAPEKCPACLHPKSYFEIACENY
- a CDS encoding cell wall-binding repeat-containing protein produces the protein MKKIMALIISSAIVLGGKGVAGAKGDYNVNRISGKNRYETSINIANQYNSEKFENVIIGNGNDFPDALAGSVLSKKLKAPILLVNENISSSRDTINLIKNKLTKNGSIYILGGEGAVSRVYEDYFKDLGYKNIKRLGGINRFDTNKSIVKSLNVEKGTPIVIVNGFGFADALSVSSPAASKGYPIFMSNSDKLPNETKDIIKDISPTKAFIIGGESVVKNSIVEELKNIVPSLNKDDIERVDGKNRYETSLNVCRKFNLSSDTAIITSGKNFPDALSGSALASKMNAPIILTDGVNISNQKTYLDNNSYKDLILLGGTGVVNIESQRILENKPVISDKDAKNLLFNGDETFKKMLKIEVHGKSYIILDGISYAPVKDDLNKYDSIYEYLNKSFKLNTYYTDNFIKNMTGFVFKNIDGQCYMRYGNPEPRLIVNNAKIIEKKYDGNKVYVSLKGYYHGPKDISISKATLIYDGTKWVIDEFDNWFEV